In Nitrospiria bacterium, a single genomic region encodes these proteins:
- the guaA gene encoding glutamine-hydrolyzing GMP synthase: MCAADRQADPIHAEKILVLDFGSQYTQLIARRIRESRVYSEIHPCDTPIAFIRDFRPKGIILSGSPASVYDNKPPFCPPEILNLGVPILGICYGMQWITHRLDGKVSKSARREYGRAELTIDDATDLFHDLGPEAGGRGAPSRPTVWMSHGDRIDEMPPGFDILAHTANSPVAAMRNEKRRIYAIQFHPEVAHTPQGLAILKNFLYRICGCGPTWTMKAFLERAVGRIRERVGGADVLCALSGGVDSAVAAILTHRAVGNQLTCVFVDNGLLRNNEAERVAETFRKTFKLNLRYVDASARFLKKLKGVTDPERKRRIIGRQFIQVFEEQAKGLGRPEFLVQGTLYPDVIESVSFKGPSATIKTHHNVGGLPARMRFKLVEPLRELFKDEVRRLGEEMGLSEEILWRHPFPGPGLAVRIIGEVTRKRLELLREAEEIVEQEIRAAGLYRQIWQAFAVLLPIKTVGVMGDERTYEPVVAIRAVHSQDGMTADWVRLPHEVLERISTRIVNEVRGINRVVYDVSSKPPSTIEWE; the protein is encoded by the coding sequence ATGTGCGCCGCCGATCGACAGGCCGACCCGATCCACGCCGAAAAGATCCTCGTCCTGGATTTCGGTTCCCAGTACACGCAGCTGATCGCCCGTCGGATCCGGGAGAGCCGGGTCTACTCCGAAATCCATCCCTGCGACACTCCGATCGCGTTCATCCGGGACTTCCGGCCCAAGGGGATCATCCTGTCCGGCAGCCCGGCCAGCGTCTACGACAACAAACCGCCGTTCTGCCCGCCCGAAATTCTGAACCTGGGCGTCCCGATCCTGGGCATCTGCTACGGGATGCAGTGGATCACGCACCGGTTGGACGGGAAGGTCTCGAAGTCGGCGCGGCGGGAATACGGCCGGGCCGAGCTGACGATCGACGACGCGACGGATCTGTTCCACGACCTCGGCCCGGAGGCGGGCGGACGGGGCGCGCCGTCCAGGCCGACGGTCTGGATGAGCCACGGCGACCGGATCGATGAAATGCCCCCGGGCTTTGACATCCTGGCGCACACGGCCAACTCCCCGGTCGCGGCGATGCGGAACGAGAAGCGGCGGATTTACGCGATCCAGTTTCATCCCGAGGTCGCCCATACGCCCCAGGGGCTCGCGATCCTGAAAAATTTTCTGTACCGGATCTGCGGGTGCGGGCCGACCTGGACGATGAAGGCCTTTCTGGAGCGGGCCGTCGGGCGGATTCGGGAACGCGTGGGAGGCGCCGATGTCCTCTGCGCGTTGAGCGGCGGGGTCGACTCGGCCGTCGCGGCGATCCTGACCCATCGGGCCGTCGGGAATCAGCTGACCTGCGTGTTCGTGGACAACGGGCTGCTCCGGAACAACGAGGCCGAGCGGGTGGCCGAGACGTTTCGAAAAACGTTCAAGCTGAACCTCCGCTACGTGGACGCCTCCGCGCGTTTTCTGAAAAAATTGAAGGGGGTCACCGACCCGGAGCGCAAGCGCCGGATCATCGGCCGCCAGTTCATCCAGGTGTTCGAGGAGCAGGCGAAAGGCCTGGGGCGGCCGGAGTTCCTGGTCCAGGGCACGCTGTACCCGGACGTGATCGAGAGCGTTTCGTTCAAGGGCCCGTCCGCGACGATCAAGACGCATCACAACGTCGGCGGCCTGCCGGCGCGGATGCGCTTCAAGCTGGTGGAGCCGCTGCGTGAATTGTTCAAGGACGAGGTGCGGCGCCTGGGCGAGGAAATGGGCCTGTCGGAGGAGATCCTCTGGCGGCATCCCTTCCCGGGGCCGGGCCTGGCGGTCCGGATCATCGGGGAGGTGACGCGAAAGCGCCTGGAGCTGTTGCGCGAGGCGGAGGAGATCGTCGAGCAGGAGATCCGCGCGGCCGGCCTCTACCGGCAGATCTGGCAGGCCTTCGCCGTCCTGCTTCCGATCAAGACCGTCGGCGTGATGGGGGACGAGCGCACCTACGAGCCCGTCGTGGCGATCCGGGCGGTTCACAGCCAGGACGGGATGACGGCCGACTGGGTCCGGCTGCCGCACGAGGTGCTGGAGCGGATCTCGACCCGGATCGTGAACGAGGTCCGCGGAATCAACCGGGTGGTCTACGACGTATCGTCCAAGCCGCCCAGCACCATTGAATGGGAATAA
- a CDS encoding pseudouridine synthase: MLERLQKIISRAGVASRRKAETLMLDGSVTVNGRVVRELGRKADPERDHIKVSGKLINPKQTRMYLMLNKPRGVVTTLSDPMGRMTVKALLKGVRVRVYPVGRLDYDSEGLLLLTNDGELVQKLLHPSFEVPKTYEVKVKGVLTDDEIRAMSRGVELSDGRTLPCRIRKMKKTEKNSWLEITIHEGRNRQVRRMLEAVDHPVLKLKRTRLAMLELGGLPIGRYRYLAAEEIRALKALSARSKASPAAPRIRKAVGE; encoded by the coding sequence ATGCTCGAACGCCTGCAAAAAATCATTTCGAGGGCGGGGGTCGCCTCCCGTCGGAAGGCCGAGACCCTGATGCTCGATGGCTCCGTGACGGTCAACGGGCGCGTGGTCCGCGAACTGGGCCGCAAGGCCGACCCGGAGCGGGACCATATCAAGGTGTCGGGAAAACTCATCAACCCCAAACAGACCCGAATGTATCTCATGCTGAACAAACCCCGCGGGGTGGTCACGACGCTGTCCGATCCGATGGGCCGCATGACGGTCAAGGCGCTGCTCAAGGGCGTGCGCGTGCGCGTCTACCCCGTCGGGAGGCTCGATTACGACAGCGAGGGCCTGCTGCTTCTGACCAACGACGGCGAGCTGGTCCAGAAGCTGCTTCATCCGAGTTTCGAGGTTCCCAAAACCTACGAGGTCAAGGTCAAGGGGGTCCTGACGGACGACGAGATCCGGGCGATGTCCCGCGGCGTGGAATTGTCGGACGGCCGGACCCTGCCCTGCCGGATTCGAAAAATGAAAAAAACGGAGAAGAACTCCTGGCTGGAAATCACGATCCATGAAGGGCGCAACCGCCAGGTCCGCCGCATGCTGGAGGCGGTCGATCATCCGGTCTTGAAACTGAAACGGACCCGGCTTGCAATGCTGGAGCTCGGCGGCCTGCCGATCGGGCGCTATCGCTATCTCGCGGCCGAGGAGATCCGGGCCCTCAAGGCCCTTTCCGCGAGGTCCAAGGCCTCCCCGGCGGCGCCCAGGATCCGAAAGGCCGTGGGTGAATAG
- the guaB gene encoding IMP dehydrogenase: MTLKSRIEEGLTFDDVVLIPAKSSVLPRFVETRTHLTRRIRINIPIVSAAMDTVTDARMAIAVAQEGGVGIIHRAMSAKEQLVEVDKVKKSESGMIVDPITISPDKTIREALQLMARYRISGIPVTRGAKLVGIVTNRDLRFETRMNLKLSEVMTHKHLITAPEGTGLEEAKAILQKNRIEKLLVVNKDFELKGLITIKDIEKKIKYPNACKDGGGRLRVGAAVGVGEDAMERVDHLSRAGVDLIVVDTAHGHSLSVLETVSKIKKDHPDLELVGGNVATAEATRDLIKAGVDGVKVGVGPGSICTTRIVAGAGVPQLTAVFHCAEAAAKSGVPIIADGGIKYSGDISKAIAAGADCVMIGSIFAGTEESPGETVLFQGRSYKVYRGMGSLGAMVKGGRDRYFQEHETESKLVPEGIEGRVPYKGSLASVVYQLVGGLKAGMGYCGCRTIKELQKKARFVKLTQAGLRESHVHDVIITKEAPNYRVERD, from the coding sequence ATGACGCTGAAGAGCAGAATCGAAGAAGGTTTGACGTTTGATGATGTCGTTCTGATCCCGGCCAAATCGTCCGTCCTGCCCCGGTTCGTCGAGACGCGCACCCACCTCACCCGCCGCATCCGGATCAACATCCCGATCGTCAGCGCCGCCATGGACACCGTCACCGACGCGCGCATGGCGATCGCCGTCGCGCAGGAGGGCGGGGTCGGGATCATCCACCGCGCGATGTCCGCGAAGGAGCAGCTGGTCGAGGTGGACAAGGTGAAGAAGTCCGAGAGCGGGATGATCGTCGATCCGATCACGATCTCGCCCGACAAGACCATCCGCGAGGCGCTCCAGCTGATGGCCCGCTACCGGATCTCGGGCATTCCCGTGACGCGGGGGGCCAAGCTCGTCGGAATCGTGACCAATCGCGATCTTCGCTTCGAGACGCGCATGAACCTGAAACTCTCCGAAGTGATGACGCACAAGCATCTCATCACCGCGCCCGAGGGGACCGGCCTCGAAGAGGCCAAGGCGATCCTGCAGAAGAACCGCATCGAGAAGCTGCTGGTGGTGAACAAGGACTTCGAGCTGAAGGGCCTGATCACGATCAAGGACATCGAGAAAAAAATCAAATACCCGAACGCGTGCAAGGACGGCGGCGGCCGCCTGCGCGTGGGCGCGGCGGTCGGCGTCGGGGAGGACGCGATGGAGCGGGTCGATCATCTGTCGAGGGCCGGCGTCGACCTCATCGTGGTGGATACGGCGCACGGCCATTCGCTCAGCGTCCTGGAGACGGTTTCAAAAATCAAAAAGGACCATCCGGACCTGGAGCTGGTGGGCGGCAACGTGGCGACGGCCGAAGCCACCCGGGACCTGATCAAGGCCGGCGTCGACGGCGTGAAGGTCGGGGTCGGACCGGGCTCCATCTGCACGACCCGGATCGTCGCCGGGGCCGGCGTGCCGCAGCTGACGGCCGTCTTCCATTGCGCCGAGGCCGCGGCCAAGTCCGGCGTTCCGATCATCGCGGACGGCGGGATCAAATACTCGGGCGACATCAGCAAGGCCATCGCGGCGGGGGCGGATTGCGTCATGATCGGGAGCATCTTCGCCGGGACGGAGGAGAGCCCCGGCGAAACGGTCTTGTTCCAGGGCCGGAGCTACAAGGTCTATCGGGGCATGGGCTCCCTCGGGGCGATGGTGAAGGGGGGACGGGACCGGTACTTCCAGGAACACGAAACCGAATCCAAGCTCGTTCCCGAGGGAATCGAGGGGCGCGTTCCCTACAAAGGGTCCCTGGCCAGCGTCGTCTATCAGCTCGTCGGCGGCCTCAAGGCCGGCATGGGCTATTGCGGCTGCCGGACGATCAAGGAGCTTCAGAAGAAGGCCCGCTTCGTCAAACTGACGCAGGCCGGCCTTCGCGAGAGCCACGTGCACGACGTCATCATCACGAAAGAGGCGCCCAATTACCGTGTCGAACGCGACTGA